The DNA region ATTTCCACCAGTTTAATGCATTCTGGTTGTTATTTCTATTATGATTGTGTAAATTTTTAATCTTGTTCTTACATATTGAACAGGAGATATTGAAGAGGATCCAACTGAGGCTGCTCTAACAAGCATATATCAAATTTCTTATGAACCTTTGACAATCTTAGATAAGTTCGCTCACGATCATAGTGTCATAGAAGAAGAGGGAGAGTCTGAGACACCAACTCATATTGAAGGTATATGTGATTCACAAGAATTGCTGGATTCTAAAGCAGCTGTTTCTGATGCTAAATCTGTAGATTCAAGTGTTGCTACTATGCCTACTGATCTGGAAAGCATTGAATTTGTGAGCGTTGATCAACTAAAATCTGCTTTGGCATCCGCACGCAAGTCATTGAACAGCCTATATGCTGAACTCGAAAATGAGAGGAACGCTGCTGCTATAGCTGCTGATGAAACCATGGCAATGATAAACCGCTTGCAAGAACAGAAAGCTGCAATGCAGatggaggcgatccagtaccaGCGTCTTATGGAGGAACAGTCGGAGTATGATCAAGAAGCATTGCAGAGGCTGAATGAACTAGTTGtgaagagagagaaggagaagcAAGATCTGGAGAGAGAGCTCGAGATGTATCGCCACAAGGTTCATCTCTATGAAGCAAAGGCGAGGAAAATGTCCAGACACAAGGCCGATGACCAGAATGGGTCATCGTCAGCTTCATCAAGTGCAGAGGACAGTGATGACCTTTCACAAAGTTTCTATGAAGGGGATGAATCTGCCCATGGTCTCAATGGAAGCAATGGGAGTATCCCTACAGATGTTGTCCTGCACGAAACTGCCAGGCATCTAGTTACCCTTGATGGCTCACTAGCTGATTTTGAGGAAGAGAGACTCTCCATATTGGAACAACTTAAAGTGCTAGAGGATAAACTTTTTGACCTCGATGATGAAGAATCCGATAACATGAAGACAGACAAGCATTTCTCAGAAGAAAACCATTTAAACGGTGCCTCAAATGGTTTTTCTGATGATGATAGCTGCTTTAAACTTCATGACAAAAGAAAAAGCGTAACCTATAGAGGAAAGAAGCTCCTTCCACTGTTTGATGATGCTACTGTGGAACCTAGAAATATCCTTCTAAACAAGCAAGGTGATGATGCAGATCAGCTGGCAGAAGTCACATTGGACCTTGCTAGAGAGCAAGATAAACTTGCAATCGCCAATGAAATTGATCAAGTCCATGAAAGGCTGCATGCTCTTGAGGCAGATAGGGAATATATAAAACAGTGTGTGAGGTCTTTGAAAAAGGGAGGCAAAGGGTTCGATCTTCTTCAGGACATCTTACAGCATCTTCGAGACCTGAGAAGGATTGAGCAGCGTGCAAGGAACTCTGGAGAGCTTTCACCTCACTATTTACATCTTTACACGGGTTAAAGGTAACATGCTATACTTAGTATTGAATATTGATGGTCGTCTGAATTTTCTTTTCAACATGGAGATGGTGATACAATCATTGTTCTTTAGATTCTAAGAAAATTAGTTCATCGTTATTCCATTCCAGCATTCCTTACACGATGAATAAACAAAATTCTACTTTCTTAAAGTAGCTATGCACCCCACTTCCTTTTGCGCAGTATTGAATTTTGCACCAAACTTTTGTGCCTAACAATACCACATTCTATCCTGATTTGATTCTACCAGAACCCTAATTCTTGCTTGCTGGTTCCAGATCAGCTGCAGGCCCCAGTGCTCATGTCCGACCAATATAGCTCGAAGACTGAAAGCATACAACAATgataagaaaaaaaaggattgcCGACTAGCTAGTATTGCTGCTCACAGTCGGTTCATTCCTGGACTGGAGAAATTTGGTTCATTCCTGGAGAGAAAGGAGCTCCTCCAGGAAACGCCATCAGTCGGTTAGGTGACGCCATCCGGAAGGCAGATCATGGAGCAATTCTGCCTTCCAAGGTCCAGGGTTTTTGTGGACCACTTTGCACGTTCTCTCTTTGGTTTTGTTGGTTTAGTTTTCCCCGGGTGGCTTCCAAGCTTTTGCCCAAGGGCGAGAGGTTGGTTGGTGAGCCGCCCCGGGGCCATGGGGTGTGTTTGTGGGTTGTGGCGGCAATCATGGCCTTGTGCAAGCTTTGGAATTCATTAGCAGAAAACATGCCGCTGCCAGCTTTGCTGCCAGGTATAGAGTGAGTATAAAAAGAGGTAGTCCCGGTGGGCTTCACtagtttttgtttttttttttctaaattcTTTTCCTGTAAATCTTCTAGCTGTATGTAATGCGCTTTCGGCTTTTGGAATGGTGAGGTGCTGGGTGGGTgggggtgtgtgtgtgtgtgtgtgtgtgtgtgcagaGCATGATTGCTGTTTGATGGGAGCATCGCTGTGCCGGccctttccttcttttctctcttttattGTGGACATGCTACAAGACTAGTAGAGTCCTTCTGATGCAAGTGCTGCTTAGTTATTAGACCCTGAAAGCAACCGGCGTCATGCGCTGATGCATGATTGGTTTAGCTGTCAAGGATCGTGAGGCGACCACTTGATCGCTGGCCTGAATGCCGATGCAGCTCACCAAACAGTCTGTTGGGCTGCCCTACCATGTTCCGATGCTGCTCGCCGATGCATgacattgttttttttttttgaaataaacgATGCATGGCATTGTTGGCCCTGTCCTGTGCAATGCCTTCTCTGCTCCGGTACTGGTACTACTAGGTTGTCAGCTGTCAGCAACAGCTTCCCCGGCTTTAATAGAAGGCCCCCCGTCGATCGATCTCCTAGCTTTGGCTGGTCCGGGCAGTGCTGGAACGGATCTGTCCGTAGCCGTACAGCTTATGCTCGGGGGCGAGGTGAGGCCGTGAGGGAGGAACCGATGAGGTGTGCTGGATGATTGCCAAGGACCGGGGGCGAGGGTGTGATGAGTGTGACCTGCGAGATGCGTCGCATCCAGTGAAGTGAAGCTGCGATTCTGGGAAGGCACAAGGGCGATGCTTGCTTTTCCTCTAAGCATGGATCCGGCAGAGGGGTTGTGTTCATCTTATTAGGATGCGACAGGTTGCCGGTGATTGTTCCTGCCTCCGGCGAGAGGGTTGTGGATGCATGTGGAGTGTGGGAAGGCAAGTAGCACGGTGCGGTTCGCGGAGCTGTGTGCTTAGTCATCAGTTTCAGAGGAGATGATCGACCATTTCTTCGATTGTCCTTGGAGTTGGTAGATTGGTATAAAGGTTTTCCTAAGAATCTGGGCTCCTAGGATCATATTCCCGTACTCGGCCCACCTCTCTCTTCGTCTGTGGGCTGTGGCGACAACGGGCCGCCGCTATGGCTCAAAACACCCACCCATATCTTCTACGGGCCGGCGATAGACCCGACAACACAAAATCAGGCCCATATATTCTACTACGTCGGTGTTTGCATCGACTCCCGGACCAACACGGCCCAAACCAGGGCAAGTCGGCAACTCGAGCCCTGATTAGCAACGTGGCCCTTCGCTCAGTTCCCCCAATCTGTCGTCCGCCGCACAGGCGCAAACCCTCCTTCTCCCTCGCCGCATctgcctcgcgccgccgccgccgccaccgccaccgccatgAAGCGCTCAGCCGACGCGGTGACGGAGCCGGCGAAGCCCGTGTTCCTCACCAAGGCGGAGCGGGAGCGCCTCGCGCTCGAGCGCCGCCAGGCCGCCGTCTCCGACCAGCGCCGCACCGCGCTCGACCTCCTGCAGTCCCTGCCTcggccccctccgccgccgcctcccggacCGCCCCCGTCCGGCTCCAGCTCCGCTCCTCGCGACTCCTCCAACTCCCACCGAGAATCCTCCGACCGGGACCGGGACAGGGACAGGGACCGGGAGCGCCGCCGCGACGACGACTCCCGCCGCGACCGAGATCGGGATCGGGAGCGCGACCGGGACGACTCCTCCCGCCGCGACAGGGACAGAGACCGAGACCGGCGCGACCGCGACCGTGACAGGGATCGGGAGCGGGAGAGGGAACGAGACCGGGACAGGGAGCGCGGAGACCGCGGGGACAGGGAGAGAGACCGGCTGGAGAAGATGGCGGAGCGGGAGCGTGAGAAGGAGCTCGACGCGATAAAGGAGCAGTACCTGGGGTCCAAGAAGCCCAAGAAGCGGGTCATCAAGCCCTCGGAGAAGTTCCGCTTCTCCTTTGACTGGGAGAACACCGAGGACACCAGCCGTGACATGAACACGCTCTACCAGTCGCCACACGAGGCCCGGCTGCTCTTTGGGCGGGGCTTCCTTGCTGGCATTGACCGCCGTGAGCAGAAGAAAGCGGCAGCTGCGCACGAGAAGGAGACCCGTGCAGAGCTGCGGCGCAAGGCTGGTGTGGAGGACCGCCCAGAGGATGATGTGGTGGATAAGAAGAAGGCTGCTGCCGCTGAAATGTATGATGCCTTTGACATGCGTGTGGACAGGCACTGGTCTGAGAAGGCGCTTGAGGAGATGACCGAGCGGGATTGGCGTATTTTCCGTGAGGACTTCAATATCTCCTACAAGGGTTCTCGCATACCCCGGCCGATGCGGAAATGGAGTGAGAGCAAGCTTGGGACTGAGCTGCTTCGTGCCATTGACAAGGCTGGATATGAAAAACCATCACCAATCCAGATGGCTGCCATTCCACTTGGTCTACAGCAGCGTGATGTTATTGGTATTGCTGAGACAGGTTCTGGCAAGACTGCAGCTTTTGTACTCCCTATGCTGTCTTACATTACCCGACTGCCGCCCATAAGCGAGGAGAATGAGGCTGAGGGTCCTTATGCTGTTGTCATGGCACCTACTCGTGAGCTTGCTCAACAAATTGAGGAAGAGACCGTGAAATTTGCAACCTACCTAGGCATTAAAGTTGTTTCAATTGTTGGTGGTCAGTCAATTGAGGAGCAGGGTTTCAAGATCAGGCAGGGCTGTGAGATTGTAATTGCAACGCCTGGTCGGCTTCTTGATTGCTTGGAAAGGAGGTATGCTGTGCTCAACCAGTGCAACTATGTTGTGCTTGATGAGGCTGATAGGATGATTGATATGGGCTTTGAGCCACAAGTTGTTGGTGTCCTTGACGCTATGCCATCAAGTAACTTGAAACCTGAGAATGAggatgaggaacttgatgaGAAGAGGATTTACAGGACTACTTATATGTTTAGTGCCACCATGCCACCTGCTGTAGAGCGTCTTGCTAGGAAGTATCTCCGGAACCCAGTTGTTGTGACAATTGGTACAGCTGGTAAGGCCACTGATCTGATCACCCAGAATGTGATCATGGTGAAGGAGCAAGAGAAGATGTCACGGCTCCAGAAGATACTCATGGATCTCGGAGACAAGACAGCCATTGTGTTCTGCAATACTAAGAAGACAGCAGACATGCGTGCTAAGGATCTGGACAAGGCAGGCTTCCGTGTGACAACCCTACATGGAGGAAAGTCACAGGACCAGAGAGAGATCAGCCTTGATGGATTCAGAAACCGGCGGTTCAATGTTCTTGTGGCTACTGATGTTGCAGGACGTGGTATTGATATTCCTGATGTTGCACATGTGATTAACTATGAGATGCCTAGTTCAATTGACACATACACACATCGCATTGGAAGAACAGGACGTGCTGGAAAGAAGGGAGTAGCAACTTCATTTTTAACGCTGGAGAATACTGACATTTTCTTTGATCTGAAACAGATGCTCATTCAGAGCAACAGTCCTGTGCCACCTGAACTTGCAAGACACGAGGCATCAAAATTTAAGCCAGGCTCAATTCCTGATAGACCTCCAAGGCGAAATGACACAGTCTTCGCAAATCATTGAAGCAACCTACCTCAGCAGGGGTTGAAGATCTTTTGGACTATTATGAGCACAATTTCTACTGGAAAGAGAGGGATCTAGATTAGTATTTAAGAGGTACAAAGACCATGATAATTAGAGTCTTTTAATTTGTGTTCGGAAACTGGCTTTATATTGTCGTAACTTTAGTATATCTTGGTGATGATTTAGTTGTGGACATGTGTATCTTATCATAATCTTTGTGCTATTACGCAAGTTTTGACATGCCCGAATTTTATCATTCGCTGTATATTTTATAAATGCTTTTGTTTTATTTTGGTACCATCCATATTGCTTCAGAATAATTCTTTTATCATTTTTGCAGAGAACATATTATCTCATCTTACTTGTGGAGATGTATCGCGTGTATTTCACATATCTTTAGTCCACAGAGGTGCTAATTTAATTTCTTGTTTCACTTTATTTTCCTGCTATGTGCTATTGTGCTTTGTGAATCAGTGATCAATTTTGCAGCTTTCTCTGGCCTATAATGTAATCTGGCAGGACAAAAGAAATGAAATCAAGTGGGTCTCTGTTTGCACGTCTTAAAATCGACATTATACTGCAGGCATTCAGAACAGGTGAAGTGCAGCGCATTGTACTTCTGAGCCTAGGTACTGTCAATGTTGTTGGTGTTAAAGCCAGTTGAGTCGTTACTCGTTGGTGCTAGTGTCGTGGATCATTCTGGCTTTTGTATAATACCAAACAAGTGTTAGTGTTTTGGCTAGGGAATAATTCGATTGTACCAAACAAGTGGTGTTGTTCTGTTATAAACAAGTGTTCATGCAGAATAATCTAATACGATATTTGTAGATGGTGTCAAATACTAACATAGCATATGTTCTTTTTGGCAAGTGTTTTATGCATTTATATATCGTGTGTCTAATGTCTATATGCTTATACAGAAAAAATAGTTCTTTtcgcaaaaaagaaaaagaaaaaatagtTCTGAAAATTTATCTTGGTTGTGGTGTTGCATTGGATAACAGGATGATGCCTGCTACTCATAAAATTGATAGGTATGAAGTTTTATAACGGTGAACTTTCAGATTTTGACGAAGTATGGCATGGTTTTTATGGTACGCATTTCCTTAATTTTCGGATTGCAATGGTACTTTACTCATTATCCATGCATCTCAAGTTTTCTTCGGCTATTTTCTTGGCTACTTGCCTTGTGTGTGACTCCCGTGCTGCTTGCTCTTGGGGTCGGAACATGCCTGCGGAAACAAGCAGATAACGTGAAACAAGATAAGCCTTTATGCAGtcgtgtgcatgtgtggccacATTTGGCTGCAGGAATACAAAGCCAGAACCGACCTGAAAAAAAATCTCGGAAACATACAAAAGCGGATATGGAATAAGGATTGGGAAATATCCCGACACCGTCATCCTAGCTAGTCCTCACCCGAGAAGCACCGTATCG from Panicum hallii strain FIL2 chromosome 9, PHallii_v3.1, whole genome shotgun sequence includes:
- the LOC112877527 gene encoding DEAD-box ATP-dependent RNA helicase 21, with amino-acid sequence MKRSADAVTEPAKPVFLTKAERERLALERRQAAVSDQRRTALDLLQSLPRPPPPPPPGPPPSGSSSAPRDSSNSHRESSDRDRDRDRDRERRRDDDSRRDRDRDRERDRDDSSRRDRDRDRDRRDRDRDRDRERERERDRDRERGDRGDRERDRLEKMAEREREKELDAIKEQYLGSKKPKKRVIKPSEKFRFSFDWENTEDTSRDMNTLYQSPHEARLLFGRGFLAGIDRREQKKAAAAHEKETRAELRRKAGVEDRPEDDVVDKKKAAAAEMYDAFDMRVDRHWSEKALEEMTERDWRIFREDFNISYKGSRIPRPMRKWSESKLGTELLRAIDKAGYEKPSPIQMAAIPLGLQQRDVIGIAETGSGKTAAFVLPMLSYITRLPPISEENEAEGPYAVVMAPTRELAQQIEEETVKFATYLGIKVVSIVGGQSIEEQGFKIRQGCEIVIATPGRLLDCLERRYAVLNQCNYVVLDEADRMIDMGFEPQVVGVLDAMPSSNLKPENEDEELDEKRIYRTTYMFSATMPPAVERLARKYLRNPVVVTIGTAGKATDLITQNVIMVKEQEKMSRLQKILMDLGDKTAIVFCNTKKTADMRAKDLDKAGFRVTTLHGGKSQDQREISLDGFRNRRFNVLVATDVAGRGIDIPDVAHVINYEMPSSIDTYTHRIGRTGRAGKKGVATSFLTLENTDIFFDLKQMLIQSNSPVPPELARHEASKFKPGSIPDRPPRRNDTVFANH